The Kribbella jejuensis region GGACATCACACCTAGATCAGGCCGGTACGGGAACCTTCTCGACCCGCTTCGCACTCCAGGCCAGCCAAACGCAGGCGGCTGCGAGCAGTACGCCGTGGCCGATGCGCAGGGCGGGCGGGCCGAAGAACTGCGGGAGGAACAAGCCGAAGCCGACCGCGAACAGGATCGCCGGCACGGTACGCCGCCGGATCGCGACGATGATCGCGCCCGCCGCCATGGTCAGCAGCCCGACGCCGAACATCGTCATTGCGACCGGGTTGTACCGCACGTCCTCGGCCAGGTCGAGCAGGTTCGGCTGGTGGGCGATCGCGTGCAGGCCGAAGTCCTCGGCGCCGTAGTACGGCAGCGTCAGGCCGGCGCCGATCCAGAACACGATCGCGGCCGTCCGGTTGACGTTCAGCAAAGCGACGGCGACCAGGATGAACCCGATCATCGCGCACAGGTGGGCGATGACCCACGCGGTGGCGCCCATCGCGGCGGCGGCGCCCGAGGTGGTCGACTCGTCCTCCCACGGGCGGAGGGCGGGGTAGAGCAGGAACAGAACGCCTGCGACGGACAGGGGGATCCTCATGATTGGTTCCTCAGGCTGGCGAGATACATCCGGACGATTTGGTCGTAGGTCTCGTCGAGGTCCTCGGGCAGGCCGAAGCCGCCTGCCGACTCGACGGATGCGAAGCCGTGCACGAGCACCCGCAGGCGCCGGGTCGCATGCGCCGCTGCTGGGCCTTCGAGGCCGTATCCGCGCAGCGTTGCGTACATGACGCCGACCAGCTTCTGGCCGGCCGCCTCCTGCACCGGGTGATGCAGCGGGTCCATCGGCATCGCGGCATACCGCTTCGGATGCGCGACGACGTACGCACGGTAGGCGTGCATCAGCGCGGTCACCGCCTCGTCACCGCCCATTCCCAGGACGGCGGCGGTGAACTGCTCGGTCATGTCCTCCAGCACCCGGACCCCGACGAGCGCCTTCAGCTCGCCGAGGTTCGCCACGTGCTTGTACAGCGACGGCGTGGCGACCCCACAGCCCTGCGCGACCGCGGCGAGCGTGAGGCCGTCCGGCCCGTGCTCGTCGACGATGCCCAGCGCCACCTCGACCACGGCAGCAGGCGTCAGCGTCCTTCTAACGACCATAGCCCCAAGGCTAATGGCATTAGCCAACCGCGGTCAACCGATTCAGATCCCCGCGTACCGTCCCCGCCGGTGGACCAGGGCGGGTACGTCGTCCGCGCCGAATTCGACGTGCGCGATCTCGAGCTGGATCTGCAGGCCCCACCCGATCGCCGGCGGATCCGGGTCGACCAGCGTGCAGCCCGCCCAGGTCGAGACACCGACCGGCGCCGGTCCCCAGGCGGTGTCTGTCCAGTCGATCAACCGGAACGGGCCACCTGGAGCCGGCGCGACGTACCCGAACGCGTCGGCCAGCTGCCGGTGCGGCTCGCCGAGCAGCGACACCACCGCAGTCCTTGCCTCACGCAACATTTCCCACAGGTCCGAGTCCGGGTCGAGCAGGCCGATCACGTACCCGGGCTCGCCGTCCGCGACCAGCATCGACGACACGGTGAGCCCGGCCCGCTCCCCCTCGTACGCCGTCGTCCACAGCCCGACCGGCGACGGCAGCCGCCCGCGGAACCGGCGTACCGGACTCCGCTCGGACTCGGGTGGGAGGAACGGGTGGTCGCCGTGAATCGTCACTGCGCCACGGTAACCCGCTCCGGCAGGCTGAACTTGTCGATCGGGTCGTACCTGAGCCCGCCGGAGCCGCGGACCGACTCGACCGTGCCGTTCGCGCCGAACACGAACCGGTATGCCTCGCCGTACGACCCGTACCCGTTCCCGCCGGAGACACGGGCCACGTCGCCGTCCACCTCGAGTGGTTGCGGCTCGTCGGCCGGGTTCGGCCCGGTCGGGTCGGTGGCGTAGAGGCGGCCGCCGAGGACGACGAAGTCCGTGATGCCCCACAGGTTCGCGAAACGGCCGGTGAACCGGGTCAGGTCCTGGTCGCCGCGGTCCTCCGACGCGGCCAGGTCGAGCAGCCGGAAGAGACCTTCCGCGAGCTGGGAGGCCGGTCCGTCGATCGCGTTCGTCAGCACCGACACCACCACGCGCTGCTCGGGGTCGACCAGCGTGCGGGTGATGTGGCCCGGGTACCCGCCGCCGTGCCCGAACACCTCACGGTCGCCGACCTTGTTGACCGCGAGGCCGAGGCCGTACCGGGCCTTCTCGTCACTGCCGGTCGTCCACAGCGGGTGCTGCATCTCGCGCTTGGACTTGTCGGACAGCAGCCGGTCGTCGCCGGGCAGGTGTGCGGAGAAGTACGTCACCAGGTCGCGCGCGTTACCGAAGAACCCGGTCGCCGACGCGAGCGCCCGGGTGTCCACGTGCTCGATCGGCACGCGCGTGTCGGCGTACGAGAGTGCGCTGTAGCCGGCGGCATACTCGGAGAGCCGCGCCGGATCCAGCTCCGGACCGAGCGCGGACAGGCCGAGCTTGTCGACGATCGCGGCCTGGACGTAGGAGTTGTACGACGTACCGCCGGCCGCCTCGATGACGAGTCCGAGCAGGCCGTACCCGATGTTCGAGTACTTGAAGCGCTCGTTCTCCGGGATCACCGCGGACGTCTCGCTCCGCAGTACGGCGAGGAGCTGGTCGCGGTCCGGGAAGGCCGTGGCCAACTGCCACCAGTCGGCGTCGTCGCTGTCCCGGGTGATGCCACCGGCATGCGCGAGCAGCTCGCGGACGGTCCGCTCGCCGGCCGGCGTACCGACGATCTCGGTGACGTGCTGGGACACCTTGTCGTCGAGCCGCAACCGGCCCTGCTCGGCCAACTGGAACACCGCGGTACCGGTGAACGTCTTCGAGTGCGACGCGATCCGGAACAGGTGCTGCTCGGTCAGCGGTACGTCGTTCTCCACGTCGGCGCGACCGTACGCCTTGGAGAACACGACGCTGTCCTCCGCGTACACCGCCGCCTGGACCCCAGGGACGCGTTGATAGTGCTGGTTGAACCTCAGCCAGCTGTCGAAGTAGGTGAGCGCCTCGCGCAGGTTTTCCGGATTCAGGGCCTCAGACATGACGCCTAGATTGAATGACGCGGAAGCGACTCGCAACGTAAGCGCCGTCGGTGTACGTGGCGTTGGCCGCCGGATTCGCGCCGGTGCCGTGGAAATCGCTGAAAGCAGCCGATTGATTCACGAACACCTGGCCGGTCAGGTTCTCCGACAGCGCGACACCCGCGTCGAGGGCCGCGTCCCGTGCCTCGTCGAGGATCTTCGGGTCGGTCGAGTAGATCCCCGCGGTCATCGCGCCGCCCTCGGTCACGGTGGACCGGAACAGCTCGATCGACTGC contains the following coding sequences:
- a CDS encoding flavin reductase family protein, which gives rise to MTIHGDHPFLPPESERSPVRRFRGRLPSPVGLWTTAYEGERAGLTVSSMLVADGEPGYVIGLLDPDSDLWEMLREARTAVVSLLGEPHRQLADAFGYVAPAPGGPFRLIDWTDTAWGPAPVGVSTWAGCTLVDPDPPAIGWGLQIQLEIAHVEFGADDVPALVHRRGRYAGI
- a CDS encoding serine hydrolase domain-containing protein, coding for MSEALNPENLREALTYFDSWLRFNQHYQRVPGVQAAVYAEDSVVFSKAYGRADVENDVPLTEQHLFRIASHSKTFTGTAVFQLAEQGRLRLDDKVSQHVTEIVGTPAGERTVRELLAHAGGITRDSDDADWWQLATAFPDRDQLLAVLRSETSAVIPENERFKYSNIGYGLLGLVIEAAGGTSYNSYVQAAIVDKLGLSALGPELDPARLSEYAAGYSALSYADTRVPIEHVDTRALASATGFFGNARDLVTYFSAHLPGDDRLLSDKSKREMQHPLWTTGSDEKARYGLGLAVNKVGDREVFGHGGGYPGHITRTLVDPEQRVVVSVLTNAIDGPASQLAEGLFRLLDLAASEDRGDQDLTRFTGRFANLWGITDFVVLGGRLYATDPTGPNPADEPQPLEVDGDVARVSGGNGYGSYGEAYRFVFGANGTVESVRGSGGLRYDPIDKFSLPERVTVAQ
- a CDS encoding TetR/AcrR family transcriptional regulator; translation: MVVRRTLTPAAVVEVALGIVDEHGPDGLTLAAVAQGCGVATPSLYKHVANLGELKALVGVRVLEDMTEQFTAAVLGMGGDEAVTALMHAYRAYVVAHPKRYAAMPMDPLHHPVQEAAGQKLVGVMYATLRGYGLEGPAAAHATRRLRVLVHGFASVESAGGFGLPEDLDETYDQIVRMYLASLRNQS